The region CTTTATCGTTTGCCTGCACCAACTCTAGTTTGATTTGGCTTTCTGAACTTGGTTTTGCATTTAGCACCCTTGCCCTTGCATCCAATAGAAGATTCAAAAAGATTTGTTTTATTTTTTGAGCCTGTCCCACTAAAAAAATCTCGGTTTCAGAAAACACTTCGCACTGTATGTTTTCTTTTAAAAAATATTGGTGTAAAAAACTACAGGTATCATGGAATACTTCTAGTACATTGATCTCACTATTTTGCTCACTTGTAGCCTGCGAATATTGCACTAAATTTTTAATAATTTTTGCAATCCGTTCAGACTCATTTGCAATTTTTTGTGCATAAGACAAAAGCGATGCATTGTTTTCTGCTGCTGTCTCTTTAACAATCAAATCTGAATAATTCAATATTGATGTTAGGGGATTGTTTATCTCATGAGAGATACCTGCCGCTACCAAGCCTATCGTTTCCCATTTTTGAGCTTCCGCTAATTTTTGTTGTATTTCTCTCAATTGGCGCTGGATTTGTGATTTGTAAATTGCCATTTCGGCAGTAACATACAAATCACGGCTGTTAAATGGTTTTATCAGATAACCGAATGGTTCTGTTTTTTTTGCCCGGTCTAGGGTTGCCTCATCAGAATATGCAGTTAAATATACAACGGGGATTTCTTGCTTTTTCTTTACAATCTTTGCGACTTCTATCCCATCGATACCGCCACCTAGCATGATATCCATGAGGACTAAATCAAATGTGTCGCTATCAACCTTTTGGATTGCTGATTCGCCGTCTGAGACATATTCTGTCTGGTATCCGAATTGTTTGAGAGTAGAGCAAATATTGATTGCAATGATTCGCTCATCTTCAACAACTAATACCTTCTTTGGTTCAGAACTATCTGAGGAGAAAACCATATTTTTTACAAAGCTTCATTTCAAGGAAGATTTCTGATTTGTCAATGAATTGAAGGAGAAAAAACTGTAAGATGTGAAAAAAGAAGATTTGTTGAACGAGGCTCAGAAACTAGCAGCTGAATACCCAGCTGGGCCTTTACTCATCATTGCAGGTGCAGGCACCGGCAAAACCAAAACACTTGTTCATCGAATCATTGGACTCGTATCCCAAGGATTTTCGCCAGAGTCAATTTTGCTCTTAACCTTTACCAAACGTGCCGCCTCTGAAATGCTCTATCGAGCAAAAGCGAAACTCGATATTAATGTCGGAAGGGTTTTCGGAGGAACCTTCCATTCATTCTGCAATTACTTACTCCGCAAGTATGGCTCTGCCATTGGCATTCCTCCTCAATTTACCATTTTGGATATTGAAGATGCGACAAGTCTCATTGGAATTGCAAGAGAGGATATCTTGTCCGATGCGCAAAGAAAAAGATTTCCAAAGAAGGAAAGTCTACAAGATTTATTTTCCAGTGCCTTCAATTCTAATCTTTCTCTTAGCCAAGCGCTCGCCAAACATTACCCACAATTTGCAAAGGATAGTAAAGAAATTCAAAAAGTGAAGGAAAGGTATGAAAGCCTTAAAAAAGAATCAGTCTCTTTAGACTTTGATGATTTGTTGCTATTTGCACGGCAAGTCCTTATGGAACACCAGTCGATTCGAGAAAGGGTTGCCGATGATTTCAAAGCGATCCTTGTGGATGAATACCAAGATACAAATCGTATCCAAGCTCATATTGCCTGCTTGCTTGCCGCAGAACACAAAAATATAACAGTCGTTGGCGATGAAGCACAAAGTATCTATGGCTTTCGTGGTGCGGAAGTAAAAAACATATTAGATTTTCCAAAGATTTTTCCTCATACAAAGGTCTTGACCTTAGAGGAAAACTTTAGAAGTAATCAAGGTATTTTGGATTTGGCGAATGAAACTCTTAAGAAGTTTAAAGAAACCTATGAGAAACGATTGTATTCCAAGAGAGAAAGTCATGCGAAACCTCAATTGATATCGTTTTCTTCTGAGAAATCAGAGGCCGACTGGATTGCAGAAAAAATCCTTCATTTAAACGAAAACGGTCAAAAATTTAAAGACATTGCCGTTTTGTTTCGTTCTGGTTGGCACAGCAATCTTTTAGAGATAGCTCTGACAGAAAAAGGGATCCCCTATCGCAAATTTGGTGGGAAAAAATTCCTAGAAAATGCACACATCAAAGATGTACTTGCCTATTTAAGATTAATCGAAAATCCTTTTGATCAAATCTCATTTCATAGAGTTTTGCAACTTGAAGAGGGCATTGGACCAAAAGTATCTGCTCTAGTTTACAAACATTATCTTCAAAATCATTCTAATATCGGTGAGCTATCTTGGGAATCATTGACTCCTCTTATTTCAGAGCTTCCGAAGCAAGCAAAGGATAGTTGCCAATCATTCTTCCAGACATTGCTTAAGGCTCGGTCTCTCTCCGAAGCAAAGCCGATACATTTTTATGAATTTTATTTGGCATACTACAAAGATAAATTCGAGAAGCGATATGATGATTTTGAGAAGAGATCTAAGGATTTTGAAAGTTTAGAGTTAATAGTAAAGAACCAAACCAGTTTGCGCCAATTCTTGACAGATATGAGCCTCGAAGGAACAGAGTCAAGTATCCTAAATACAGAGAGAAATGACCAGGAAACGGAAGGATTTGTTACTCTGAGTACGATCCATTCGGCTAAGGGGCTAGAATGGAATTCTGTTTTTGTTATCCATCTCATTGAAGGTGAATTTCCAACTAACAAAATGAGAACGATTGAAGACCTGGAAGAGGAAAGAAGGTTATTTTATGTTGCTGTCACAAGGGCCAAGGACCAACTATTTCTCAGTGCCTCGCTTGTAGATGAGAAGATCGGAAATACGTTAAAAGGGATCAGCCGATTTGTTTCTGAATTGCCAAAAGAAACATATGACCAAATTGAGAGTCCAGCTTCTACATCACAAATAGTATCTAATTCTAGCCCTTCTACCCAATCTGAGAAAACATCTCATTTTGACGCCATCCAAAACTACTTTTTGAATTGATTTTATTTTTTCTTAGCCTACAGTTTTACCTGGTTCGGAGGTTTCCATGTCAATTCTCGTAAGACGCGAGCTGCTTTTCATTTCAATCCTTGCTTTTGTTCTATCATTCAACAATTGTTCTTCCAGTGAAGAAAAAACAAATTCAAATGAGCCATCCCAAGATACAAAAACAGAATCTGCAAAAGAAAGAAAGGTAGAGATCGTCGAGGGTGCTGACCCATCCAAAACCAACGCAAAAAAAGGCTGTGTGGAAGGTGACTGCGTAAACGGTTTAGGCAAGTATATCTATGATAATGGAGATATTTACACTGGAAGTTTCAAGAATGACCTAAGGGAAGGAAAAGGACAGTTCGAATACGTGGATGGTGAGAAGTTTGTTGGCAATTACTTGGCTGACCAGAAGGACGGGGCTGGAGAGTACTTTTTCAAGAATGGAGACAAATACGTCGGAGAATTTAAATCAGGGCAAATCAATGGAAAGGGCATTTATACCTTCCAAGATGGTAAGTCCTTGAATGGTGAATTTAAAAATGATGGTATGGAAGGAAAAGGAACTTTAATTGAGTCAGGCTCACCAAAAGAGTGTCAGGTGAGCCAAAGGAAGCTACTTTGCGATTGATCCAATCGCAAGCAAAACCGATTACAATTTACAATTTGGAACGATGCCTCGGAGCTCTGCCTCCCTCTTCAACTGGAGGGCATCTTGCATATTGTCATTTAGATTTTTCATCCTAGTTGCATCCGATGGATGGGTTGACATTAGCTCGTTAGGTTTATTCCCCCCCAAAGCACTCATATTCTCCCAAAGTTTGACACTTTCCGTAGGATCGAAGCCAGCCTTAGCCATAATTTTGAGCCCGATTAGATCAGCCTCTGATTCGTGCGCTCTCGAAAAGGGAAGGAGAACTCCATACTTCGCTCCTCCACCGAGTATACCCGCCATTTCTTTTTTTCCAATCTTTCCGAGCGCCTCCATGCCCCCCTGTGTGACCTGGTTTTGGGAAACACGTTCATTTCCATGCCGAGCAATTACATGACCAATCTCATGGCCAAGAACGGCTGCCAATTGTCCGGGTGTTTTTGCGATCGGTAAAATGCCAGTGTGCACTCCAATCTTTCCTCCAGGAAGGGCGAATGCATTCGGACTTGAGTCTCGAAACACAACTACCTCCCAAGAAGATACTCCAGTATCATCGTCCGTAAAAGCAAGTTCTGCAAGGACAATGCACTTCACATATCGATTGATGGAGTCTGATGTTTCGATGGGAACTTTTGACTTCAAGTCTTGGAAGGCTTCTTCTCCCAATTGGTTCATCTCCGCATCTTTGAGGAGAATCAATTGTTTTCTGCCTGTGGGTGAAGTTTTACAAGCTGCAATCAATAGGAATAGAAGTAAAAATATAGATGTACGTTTCATAGGCAAATTTACCAATGAAAAGAGATTTGGAAAATCTAATCTATTTGTCCAGTAAACTTTTGTAAAAAATCTAGAGCGCTTTGGCTAGGCAAGGGTTTTGAGATTAGATAACCCTGTATCATGTCACAATTGAATTCCCTCAAAAGTTCAAACTGATCTTTCTCTTCTACACCTTCCGCAACTACCTTATATCCAAGATCGTGTGCCATATGGATGATAGATACGAGCAAGCGTGCCTGTGTAGATCCTTTTTTCACGTCATTCAAAAAAGACTTATCAATCTTAACCGTGTTAAGTGGTAATTTTTCCAGATAAGATAATGAGGAATAGCCCGTACCAAAATCATCCAAAGAAATCTTTACACCCAGATCCTGCAGATTGGCTAAAATTGGGGTAGTCTCTGCCATATTCTTCATAGCCAAACTTTCTGTTATTTCCATTTGAATCGATTGGAAAGGGATATCCTTACTTTCTTTTAGTTCTACAACCCAATTGAATATATTCTGATGTACGAATACTTGAGGTGAAAGATTGATTGCAACACCAATTCTCTTAAAAGAAAGTAACTCCATTGCTTTGATGAAATCCCCAGATTCTTCTAAGACAAATTTTGTTAATGGTAAAATAAAACCAGAGTTTTCAGCCATCGGTATAAAGTCAGCAGGAGAGACCATCCCCTTTTTCGGATGTTTCCAACGCACCAGTGCTTCCCAGTGTACGATTTGTTTGGTTGCTATATCATAGATAGGTTGGTAAAAAACTAAAAACTCCCTTCTCTCCAGTCCTTTAGCCAAATCATTTTGGATTTCTAATTGGTTTTGGATTTTTTCCTTCATAGAATGGTTGAAGCTGGATGTGCTACCTACACCTAACTCTTTTGAATGGAACATAGCAATCTCCGCATTTCGGAGAAGCTCCTCAGCTTCTCTTCCTGCGAGACCGAATCCTGCTAGTCCAAATGATGAGGTCAAAAAAATCTCATAGCCATTGTATTCGATCAGTTCTTTTAGGTGTTCTTTGAGTTTGCCAATGAAGAGTCCCGCATCCTCTACGCTTAGAAAGTCTATTGCCAATATAGCAAATGTATCTGCACCCAATCGAGAAATCGTAGCATTTAAACCACAAAACTTTGAAATTCGATCCGCAAATGCCTTCAGCACAAAATCTCCAGCCTCTGTACCCAAAGAATGATTGATCCTTTTGAAATTATCTATGTTCAATGAGATCAAAATCGGATAACCTATAGATTTGGTATTGAACTCAAAAATCCTCTGCTCAACTCTTGCTAAGAACAATGCTCTATTTGGTAAATCTGTTAAGACATCATAAAATGCATCATACAATAATTGGTCTTCTGCTAATTTACGATCGGTGATGTCTTTTGAAATCGCTATGTATTGGAAGATACTTCCGTCCTCTCCTCGGAATGGAACGATTGTAGTTTCTATAAAATAGAATGAACCATCTTTTTTCGTATTTTTAATTTCACCAACCCAAGTCATTCCTTGGCTGATGGTATCCCACATCATTCTCCACTCTTCTTTGGTTTTATCCTGTGATTTGAGAATGCGATGGGAATTGCCGATCAATTCCTCTTTACTAAAACCTGAAATTTTTACTAGCTTTTCGTTTACATACGTAATGATGCCATTCGCGTCCGTAATGGAAACTATGTTTGCTTGGTCGAGTGCATATTTCTGAAATTGGAGTTCATTGAGAGAGCCCTCTAAATAATTTTGAGTAATCTCCTTTTCTCTGCGGAAGACCAGCTCTCTTCTTTCCCTTTCTAGAACCTGTGTTAATCGAAATAAGGTTTTTGAATCGATGATATCGGAAGCTCCAGCCTGCATCAATTGTAAAGCTATGGGAAAATCCTCCTCGGATGCTAAAATGATGAAAGGTATATCCAAACCATGGAAATGAAGGTCATCTAACAAGGACATAGGAGTCACTTCGCTATTCCATCTGTATGATACTAGAATGGCATCCCAATCTTCTTCATGGATACGGCTGTCCCAGTCCGATTTTTTTGAAATGATTTGGTAGAGCGGAGAGAAGCCCTGTGCTTTAACTTCCCTCACCACATGAAAGGCTTCTTCTTGGTCACTGGAAACGATAATGATGCTAAGCGGTTTGCCCATAGGAAAAGACTAGGAGCAATATTATGGGAAATCCATTTCGTACCAAACCAAAAAGAAAAAGACTTTGATTTTTCTTTCAGATAATTGAAATAGGAGTGTGCATCCTAAAATCTTTGAAACCACTTATATACGTAAAGACTACTTGGAAAATGAGCTAAGGAAGATGTTAGTGGAAATGAGCGGTTTGGAATACAAAAACCTAGCGGATTACGACAAGGGAGGTTTTGATGGCTACAACCAAGCAGTCACCGAAATTTTGAGAAAAATCTCTCATACTTGAAGCCTGTCCCAGGGCTTTGTCTCTAAAAAGTCTTTACAAAATTCCTCGAAATCGAGAGAATATCAAGCTAGTAGGAAGTTGAATGAATTTCACAACGAAACAGGTCAAAAATCACATTGTAGTTACTTTAGAGGGTTCTTTGGATATCTATTCTGCACCAGCCCTCAAAAAGGAATTGCATAAGATCATCGATGATGGCGCTGAATCGGTCGCAATCGACATGGTGAACATCAAACTTCTAGATAGTTCTGGCATCGCCCTTTTGGCAAACCTTCAGAAAAAGCTAAAATCAGAAGAAGGTACCTTCTTCCTTCTGAATGTAAGCCAAGATGTGATGGTAATCCTCAAACTCTCGAGTTTGGATAAGTTTTTCACCATTTTAGGCGGCGAGAACGAACTCCCTTAACGTAAACGGATTTCTCTGATTTCCTCATCTTGCCACCTTTGGTCGGAGTTTTCTTTCGACATCCAGACCCCTTCTTGGTTCCGCCTCCATTCGTTGCCGACACTCGGAACTTTACCTGCCCCGGAAATTGTGACTGTTTTCCCATCCGTGCCCTCGTTGGTGTAGACCTTTGCCACCATCTCTAGTGGGACACTGAGCTTAAAACTTCCGAGATTTAGATGAGCTAGGGCACCGTCCGAGACAATCACCTCGCAGGTCACTTCCCTGCCATCTCGCATCCGAACATACATCTTTGTTTCAACTTTCTTTGGAGGTGGAATGTCCTTTTTTTCGATAACCTTTTCTTCTATGGCTATTTGTTTTTCTGCGGGGTTTAAATCCTCCGCAAGCACAGGAATTTTTTCTTCTTTAACGACTGTTAATAATTTTGTATTCTCTTCTTTAGACTCGATGAGCGATTCCTTCAAAGAATCCTTAATTTCTGCAAGCTCTTTTACGTCTTCTTTACTAGACGATTCTGTCTCTGCCTTCAGAATTTTTTCTACAATCATAGGTTTTAAGGCTAAAGTCTTTCCCTCTTCAATTTGCGTTGCCGCCTTCTCATCACCTAATTTCGTCGCTTCGTTTTTTGAAAACTCTACTAAGGATTTATTTTCCTGATAGAAATTGCCTATCAGTAAAAGTCGACGATTTGCTTTGATGGCTATTTCTTTGTTTTCTTTTTGTTTGACTAGTTGAATATATTCTTTTACGGCATTTGATGTAATGCCCAATTCTTCCATTGACCTAGCTTTAATGTAGGATTGATCATTTGTTAATTTTGGCAAAGATTCAAGTGCTTTGAGGGTACCTTCATAGTCTCCAGTTTGAAAGCTCAGTATCGCTCGGTCTTCAGGTCT is a window of Leptospira ryugenii DNA encoding:
- a CDS encoding putative bifunctional diguanylate cyclase/phosphodiesterase is translated as MGKPLSIIIVSSDQEEAFHVVREVKAQGFSPLYQIISKKSDWDSRIHEEDWDAILVSYRWNSEVTPMSLLDDLHFHGLDIPFIILASEEDFPIALQLMQAGASDIIDSKTLFRLTQVLERERRELVFRREKEITQNYLEGSLNELQFQKYALDQANIVSITDANGIITYVNEKLVKISGFSKEELIGNSHRILKSQDKTKEEWRMMWDTISQGMTWVGEIKNTKKDGSFYFIETTIVPFRGEDGSIFQYIAISKDITDRKLAEDQLLYDAFYDVLTDLPNRALFLARVEQRIFEFNTKSIGYPILISLNIDNFKRINHSLGTEAGDFVLKAFADRISKFCGLNATISRLGADTFAILAIDFLSVEDAGLFIGKLKEHLKELIEYNGYEIFLTSSFGLAGFGLAGREAEELLRNAEIAMFHSKELGVGSTSSFNHSMKEKIQNQLEIQNDLAKGLERREFLVFYQPIYDIATKQIVHWEALVRWKHPKKGMVSPADFIPMAENSGFILPLTKFVLEESGDFIKAMELLSFKRIGVAINLSPQVFVHQNIFNWVVELKESKDIPFQSIQMEITESLAMKNMAETTPILANLQDLGVKISLDDFGTGYSSLSYLEKLPLNTVKIDKSFLNDVKKGSTQARLLVSIIHMAHDLGYKVVAEGVEEKDQFELLREFNCDMIQGYLISKPLPSQSALDFLQKFTGQID
- a CDS encoding tetratricopeptide repeat protein — encoded protein: MRKAFLFSLFFLLFAFFALASQAIVSVKLQELRFGILRDQLMNYELSSQTLRERLKQMFLSKDDYITEVKVNILESGIMNSETKGLDLEMGIKDRFGLIVINFVRALNFKPFLELEEQQKTILRLQFAFYMERTRKYAIAAKKYEELEESLNGSLSDEHAFTLLHHGYCLVMMGDRNHAFVKLQKAIDLFPGTHYAENAELLISFLQDSEKNKSELEKLNKRPEDRAILSFQTGDYEGTLKALESLPKLTNDQSYIKARSMEELGITSNAVKEYIQLVKQKENKEIAIKANRRLLLIGNFYQENKSLVEFSKNEATKLGDEKAATQIEEGKTLALKPMIVEKILKAETESSSKEDVKELAEIKDSLKESLIESKEENTKLLTVVKEEKIPVLAEDLNPAEKQIAIEEKVIEKKDIPPPKKVETKMYVRMRDGREVTCEVIVSDGALAHLNLGSFKLSVPLEMVAKVYTNEGTDGKTVTISGAGKVPSVGNEWRRNQEGVWMSKENSDQRWQDEEIREIRLR
- a CDS encoding MORN repeat-containing protein, with the translated sequence MSILVRRELLFISILAFVLSFNNCSSSEEKTNSNEPSQDTKTESAKERKVEIVEGADPSKTNAKKGCVEGDCVNGLGKYIYDNGDIYTGSFKNDLREGKGQFEYVDGEKFVGNYLADQKDGAGEYFFKNGDKYVGEFKSGQINGKGIYTFQDGKSLNGEFKNDGMEGKGTLIESGSPKECQVSQRKLLCD
- a CDS encoding response regulator; translated protein: MVFSSDSSEPKKVLVVEDERIIAINICSTLKQFGYQTEYVSDGESAIQKVDSDTFDLVLMDIMLGGGIDGIEVAKIVKKKQEIPVVYLTAYSDEATLDRAKKTEPFGYLIKPFNSRDLYVTAEMAIYKSQIQRQLREIQQKLAEAQKWETIGLVAAGISHEINNPLTSILNYSDLIVKETAAENNASLLSYAQKIANESERIAKIIKNLVQYSQATSEQNSEINVLEVFHDTCSFLHQYFLKENIQCEVFSETEIFLVGQAQKIKQIFLNLLLDARARVLNAKPSSESQIKLELVQANDKEIHLRLKDNGKTNPNLEFDHKESIQVTKIMVEELGGKINRIEEGSGGYWDLVLPSRSQKNSITVETRQN
- a CDS encoding ATP-dependent helicase, encoding MKKEDLLNEAQKLAAEYPAGPLLIIAGAGTGKTKTLVHRIIGLVSQGFSPESILLLTFTKRAASEMLYRAKAKLDINVGRVFGGTFHSFCNYLLRKYGSAIGIPPQFTILDIEDATSLIGIAREDILSDAQRKRFPKKESLQDLFSSAFNSNLSLSQALAKHYPQFAKDSKEIQKVKERYESLKKESVSLDFDDLLLFARQVLMEHQSIRERVADDFKAILVDEYQDTNRIQAHIACLLAAEHKNITVVGDEAQSIYGFRGAEVKNILDFPKIFPHTKVLTLEENFRSNQGILDLANETLKKFKETYEKRLYSKRESHAKPQLISFSSEKSEADWIAEKILHLNENGQKFKDIAVLFRSGWHSNLLEIALTEKGIPYRKFGGKKFLENAHIKDVLAYLRLIENPFDQISFHRVLQLEEGIGPKVSALVYKHYLQNHSNIGELSWESLTPLISELPKQAKDSCQSFFQTLLKARSLSEAKPIHFYEFYLAYYKDKFEKRYDDFEKRSKDFESLELIVKNQTSLRQFLTDMSLEGTESSILNTERNDQETEGFVTLSTIHSAKGLEWNSVFVIHLIEGEFPTNKMRTIEDLEEERRLFYVAVTRAKDQLFLSASLVDEKIGNTLKGISRFVSELPKETYDQIESPASTSQIVSNSSPSTQSEKTSHFDAIQNYFLN
- a CDS encoding M48 family metallopeptidase gives rise to the protein MKRTSIFLLLFLLIAACKTSPTGRKQLILLKDAEMNQLGEEAFQDLKSKVPIETSDSINRYVKCIVLAELAFTDDDTGVSSWEVVVFRDSSPNAFALPGGKIGVHTGILPIAKTPGQLAAVLGHEIGHVIARHGNERVSQNQVTQGGMEALGKIGKKEMAGILGGGAKYGVLLPFSRAHESEADLIGLKIMAKAGFDPTESVKLWENMSALGGNKPNELMSTHPSDATRMKNLNDNMQDALQLKREAELRGIVPNCKL
- a CDS encoding STAS domain-containing protein, with product MNFTTKQVKNHIVVTLEGSLDIYSAPALKKELHKIIDDGAESVAIDMVNIKLLDSSGIALLANLQKKLKSEEGTFFLLNVSQDVMVILKLSSLDKFFTILGGENELP